A part of Oncorhynchus gorbuscha isolate QuinsamMale2020 ecotype Even-year linkage group LG09, OgorEven_v1.0, whole genome shotgun sequence genomic DNA contains:
- the LOC124043370 gene encoding serine/threonine-protein kinase pdik1l-like — protein sequence MVSSQPKYELIQEVGRGSYGVVYEAVVKRTGARMAVKKIRCHSPENVELALREFWALSSIQSQHPNVIHLEECVLQRDDLAQRMSHGSSSPLYLELVETSLKGEITFDPCCAYYLWFVMDFCDGGDMNAYLLSRKPSRKTNTSFMLQLGSALAFLHRNQIIHRDLKPDNILISQGRTLAGTPEPTLKVADFGLSKVCSTSGLNPEEPASVNKCFLSMACGTDFYMAPEVWEGHYTAKADIFALGIIIWAMVERITFVDVETQKELLGSYVQQGEEIVPLGEALLENPKMELLIPARMKSMNAGMKQLIREMLSFNPQERPDAFELELRLVRIACRELDWDT from the exons ATGGTGAGCAGCCAGCCGAAGTATGAGCTGATCCAGGAGGTGGGGCGTGGCAGCTACGGTGTGGTGTACGAGGCGGTGGTGAAACGCACTGGAGCCCGGATGGCCGTGAAGAAGATCCGCTGTCACAGCCCAGAGAATGTAGAGTTGGCCCTCAGGGAATTCTGGGCCCTGAGCAGTATCCAGAGCCAGCACCCCAATGTCATCCACCTTGAGGAGTGTGTCCTGCAGAGAGATGACCTGGCTCAGAGGATGAGCCATGGGTCCAGCTCCCCACTATACCTAGAG CTGGTGGAGACATCTCTGAAGGGAGAGATTACCTTTGACCCCTGCTGTGCCTACTACCTGTGGTTTGTCATGGACTtctgtgacggaggagacatgaatgCTTACCTGTTGTCCCGTAAACCCAGCCGCAAGACCAACACCAGCTTCATGCTGCAGTTAGGAAGTGCCCTGGCCTTCCTCCACCGAAACCAGATCATTCACCGGGACCTGAAGCCTGACAACATCCTCATCTCCCAGGGAAGGACCTTGGCTGGAACCCCCGAGCCTACCCTGAAGGTTGCCGACTTCGGCCTATCCAAGGTCTGCTCCACGTCGGGTCTTAACCCTGAGGAACCAGCATCTGTCAACAAGTGTTTCCTTTCCATGGCGTGCGGCACAGACTTCTACATGGCTCCAGAGGTGTGGGAGGGCCACTACACGGCTAAAGCAGACATCTTTGCCCTGGGCATCATCATCTGGGCCATGGTGGAGCGCATCACGTTCGTGGATGTGGAGACTCAGAAAGAGCTCCTGGGAAGCTACGTGCAGCAGGGGGAGGAGATTGTGCCCCTCGGGGAGGCGCTCCTGGAGAACCCAAAGATGGAGCTGTTGATCCCTGCCAGGATGAAGAGCATGAATGCCGGCATGAAACAGCTTATCAGGGAGATGCTGTCGTTCAACCCTCAGGAGAGGCCTGATGCCTTTGAACTGGAGCTCCGACTGGTCAGGATCGCCTGCAGAGAGCTCGACTGGGACACGTGA
- the LOC124044345 gene encoding protein lin-28 homolog A-like, translated as MAEGGCAKNEEEEATVSEEDLGSSRGSGVCKWFNVRMGFGFLSMTNIDGTPLEETLDVFVHQSKLHMEGFRSLKEGEAVEFTFKKSSKGLESVTVTGPGGAQCVGSEKRPKGQQKRRSKGDRCYNCGGPDHHAKECQLPPQPKKCHFCQSISHMVANCPIKAQQSSPGAQGTALSLRDEEEEQSHAPFPPRESYD; from the exons ATGGCAGAAG GGGGCTGTGCAAAGAACGAAGAGGAGGAAGCCACTGTCTCGGAGGAGGATCTGGGTTCGTCTCGTGGCAGCGGCGTGTGTAAATGGTTCAACGTTCGGATGGGTTTCGGGTTCCTGTCCATGACCAACATAGATGGGACACCGCTCGAGGAGACTCTCGATGTTTTCGTTCATCAG AGCAAGCTGCACATGGAGGGCTTCCGTAGCCTGAAGGAGGGCGAGGCGGTGGAGTTTACCTTCAAGAAGTCGTCTAAAGGCCTAGAGTCTGTCACTGTGACGGGGCCAGGGGGAGCACAGTGTGTGGGCAGTGAGAAGAGGCCTAAGGGGCAACAGAAACGACGCTCCAAGGGGGACAG ATGCTACAACTGTGGAGGACCTGACCACCATGCCAAAGAATGCCAGCTACCTCCTCAGCCCAAGAAGTGCCATTTTTGCCAGAGCATCAGTCACATGGTGGCCAACTGTCCAATCAAAGCACAGCAGTCCTCCCCTGGCGCTCAGGGAACAGCATTGTCACTGAGGGACGAGGAAGAGGAGCAGAGCCATGCCCCCTTTCCCCCCAGGGAGAGCTATGATTGA